Part of the Nitrospirota bacterium genome is shown below.
TCGATCAGATTCCCGATCGCCCCTCCCAGGACCCCGGAAATACTGAGCTGCCCCACCCAATCCTTTTCCGGCAACCGGAAGAGGATCGTCCCCAGCAGGGCCAGAGCAATCAGCGACGTCACCCCGAAGAACACCATCCGAAAAGCATTGCTGCTGCCGGCCAGCAGCCCGAAGGCGGCGCCGGGGTTGCGGATGTAGGTTAGGCTGAAGAAATCCTGAACGATCGGGATGGATTCATGCAGCCGCATCGACTGCATGATGGACAGTTTCGTCACCTGATCGATCACGATGATCGTGCCGGCGAGCAGGGCCAGGAACGCATAGCGAAAAGACCGTCGCATCACTGCACCGCCTCCACACAACGTTCGCACAAGGTGGCGTGACTCGCGTCTTCCCCCACTGCCTCACGATAATTCCAGCAGCGTTCGCATTTTCCAAACGAGGACTTCGTCGCCACAATCGCCAGTGGGCCTTTGGCCGCGCCACTGGCAATCAACTTCACCTGCGAAACGATGAAGAGCGTGGTCAAGTCCTTTTGATAGGACTGGAGAAACTCATAGCTATCAGCATCGGCTCGAAGTTCCACCGATGCCTCCAGCGAGGACCCGATCACTTTGTCACGTCGACTGCCTTCCAACACGCCCTGCACTTGTGTGCGGTAGCCCAAGAGCTTCTCCCATCGCTGAGCCAGCTCGGCATCCTGCCATTGAAGCTGGACCTCCGGGAATGTACTCAGATGGACGCTGCTCACGCCCTGCTTCCCTCCCGGTTGAGTCGCCAGGGTCCGCCAGATCTCTTCCGCCGTAAAGCTCAAGACCGGCGCCATCAGCTTCGTCATGGCCACGAGGATCTCGAAGAGCACCGTCTGCGATCCGCGCCGCAAGGGCGAATCGGCCCGGAAGGTATAGAGACGATCCTTCAGAATATCGAGGTACACAGAGCTCAGATCCACCGAACAGAAATTGTTGAGCGCGTGGAAGATCGTGTGAAACTCAAAGTCGTCGTAGGACTTTCTGACCCGCAGGATCAGCTCGCTCAGCCGATGCAGAGCCCAACGGTCCAGCTCGGGCAATTGCTCATAGGGGATGCGATCCTTCTCCGGATCGAAGTCGTACAGATTGCTCAGCAGGAAGCGGCAGGTGTTCCGGATCTTTCGATAGGCCTCGATCATATGGGTCAGGATTTCCGGAGAAATTCTGAGATCGTCGCGATAGTCCTGCGCCGAGACCCACAGACGCAGAATTTCCGCGCCAGACTGTTTGATTACGTCCTGCGGCGCGACGACGTTCCCCGCCGACTTGGACATCTTCTTGCCCTGCCCATCAAGAACAAAACCGTGGGTCAGCACGGCTTTGTAGGGCGCGCGGCGATCCGTCACGACACCAGCCAGCAAAGCGCTATGGAACCAGCCACGATGCTGATCCGACCCTTCAAGGTAGAGATCGGCCGGCCACCACTTGCGCGGCTTTAGCACCGCCGCATAACTGACCCCCGACTCGAACCAGACGTCGAGAATATCCCGTTCCTTTTCGAAATCAGTCCCCCCGCACTTCGGACAGGCCGTGCCCTTGGGTAACAGCTCGGCAGCCGATTGCTCGAACCAGACGTCGGCCCCTTTGGATTCCATCAAGGTCGCCAGATGCTCGATCACGGTCGGATCTGCCAAGACAGACCGACAACCGGTACAGGTAAAGCCTGGAATCGGCACACCCCAGACCCGCTGCCGCGACAAACACCAATCGGGGCGGTTCTGGATCATCCCGTTAATCCGATCGCGGCCGTAGGAGGGAATCCAGCGGACCCGTTCGATCTCCGCCAGCGCTTCTTTCCTGAGATCGTTCGTCTCCATCGACACGAACCATTGTTCGGTGGCGCGGAAGATGACGGGATTCTTGCAGCGCCAACAGTGGGGATAGGAATGGTTCAGCGAGCCATGGCCCAGCAACCGTCCATTGGCCTGGAGGAACTCCACGATCTTCGGATTTGCCTTCAAGACATGCTGGCCGGCAAATTCCTTCACGATTTCGGTAAAGCGCCCGCCGTTGTCCACCGGCGCCAGAATCTCCAACTTTTCTCCCGCCGACGCCTTGGCATTGTGTTCCAGGACGAGGATGTAGTCCTCCATACCGTGGCCTGGCGCAATATGAACGCAGCCGGTTCCCTGCTCGAGCGTCACGAAATCGCCGAGCAGAATCGGCGAGAGGCCGGTGCTCATGGGCCGTTGGGTCTCGATCCCTTCGAATCCTTCTTTCCCCTTCTTCACCCCGAATACTCGCGTCCCTTCGAGCTTGCAGCCCTTCGCCATGCTCTCGACCAGCTTCTCCGCCACGATCAAGACCTCGTCGCCGACCTGGACGAAGGCATAGTCGATATCACCATGGAGACAGACCGCTTGATTGGCCGGGAGGGTCCAGGGAGTCGTCGTCCAGATCACGACAGAGACCAGCTTGATGCCGCCGGGGAATGAAATGCCGGGGAAGGTCTTGCTCAGCACCGTGGGCGACGTAACCAGCGGGAACTTCACATAGACCGAGGGAGAGGTGTGATCTTCATATTCGACTTCCGCCTCGGCCAGGGCTGTCTGGTCCGCCGTGCACCAGAGCACCGGCTTCAGTCCCTTGTAGACACCGCCCCGCTCCACAAACTTTCCGAACTCGCGAATGATCGTGGCCTCATAGCCGGGATTCATCGTGAGATAGGGACGCTGCCAATCGCCCAGAATGCCGAGCCGCTGAAACTCTTCCCGCTGAATCGTATAAAACTTCTCCGCATATTCACGGCAGAGCTTGCGGATAGCCGGAGTATCGAGCGTCTTTTTCTTGTCACCAAGCTCTTTGAGCACTTGATGTTCGATCGGCAGACCATGGCAATCCCACCCAGGCACATAGGGCACCTGGAAGCCGGCCATCGTCTTGGATTTGATGATGATGTCTTTGAGGATCTTGTTCAGCGCATGGCCGATATGGATGCGGCCATTGGCGTAGGGCGGCCCATCATGCAAGACATACAGAGGCCGGCCCTTACCCGCTTCCTGAATCTGTTCGTACAACCGTTCCTGCTCCCACGAAGCCAGGAGCTCAGGCTCCCGCTGCGGCAGATTCGCCTTCATGGGGAAATCGGTCTTGGGGAGATTAAGCGTTGCCTTGTAATCCATAGCCTATCTGGTCTCTCTAGAGAATCTGCGCACGTGATGGGAATCAGGGGTAGGAATATACCGGAATGGCAGCCAGGGCACCAGCCCATAGCGTTGATGCGGGATCGTCAAAAACGTCTTCCAGCAAGGCCGCAGCGAGCGAAAGGCCGAGGCGTACCCGGAGGGTACGTTGAGGGTCTGAGCGACGCGAGAACGAAGCTGAAGGCGTTTTTCACGATCCCGCTAGCTGACCGCCATCATGCGATCAAGCGCAATCTTCGCCCACCGCTTTTCATCGTCCGGCACGACGATGTGGTTCACGACATGGCCTTCAACAAGGTTCTCCAGAGCCCAGCAGAGATGGGCTCCATCGATCCGGAACATCGTCGCGCACTGGCAAACCGTGGAAGAGAGGAAGAAAATCTTCTTGTCGGTGAGATCCCGCTTCAATCGATTGACCAGGTTCAATTCCGTTCCCACCGCCCAGACAGACCCGGCGGGCGCCGCCGTCACCGTCTTGATGATGAACTCGGTTGATCCTGAGAGGTCCGCCTTATTGACGACATCCTCGTGGCATTCCGGATGGACGATGACCTTCCCGTCCGGATACTGTTTGCGGAAATTGTCGATATGCACGGGCTGGAACATCTGGTGCACACTGCAATGGCCTTTCCAGAGAATGAGTTTTGCCCGCTTGATCGCCTCACGGCTATTGCCCCCGTTGGGTTGATAGGGGTCCCAGACGATCATCTCTTCTCGCGGCAATCCCATCTTGTTGGCCGTATTGCGGCCCAGGTGCTCGTCCGGGAAAAAGAGGATTTTCCCCCGCCTGGCCCAGCACCATTCCATCACCGCCCTCGCGTTGGAAGAGGTGCAGGTGATCCCGCCATGTTCGCCGCAAAAGGCCTTGAGCACTGCGGCAGAGTTCACATAGACCGCCGGCATGACCGTCTCTTCTACGGGGATGATCCGTCCCAACTCCTCCCAACATTGATCGACCTGTTCGATGGCCGCCATGTCCGCCATGGAACAGCCTGCCGCCATATCAGGAAGGATGACCGTTTGTTTGGAGCGGCTCAGGATATCGGCGGTCTCGGCCATGAAATGCACGCCGCAAAACACGATGTAGGGTCGCTCTGACCGCTCAGCTGCCAGTTTTGACAAGAGAAGAGAATCCCCACGGAAGTCCGCATGTTCAATGACTTCATCCCGTTGATAATTATGGCCCAGGATCATGACCCGGTCGCCGAGCACACGTTTTGCCTCAACCGTCCGGCGGAAGAGTTCCTCCGCAGACAGTTGCTGGTAGTCCGTGATCGGTTTCGGAAGTGTCGAGATAATTTGCATAGCTTCCCTAGCAAAATGACAGACCACACCATTCTACGTTAGGGGTCACCGACAATCAATGAACCGGCCCTGCGAGGAAGTCCTACACCGGCGATGGTCCACTCGGTTCGCCCCCGATAGGCCTAATACCCCGTTGACAACGGAGGGGGCCAGCGATACGATTCTTGCTCGAAGCTAGGGGAGCCACGTGGCTGAGAGTCCGCCCGAACGGACGACCCTCAGAACCTGACCTGGGTAATACCAGCGTAGGGAAGCGAGAACAACCAGACACTGTTGGTCTCTCTGCCGCACCCCTTTTCTCGGTGCGGTTTTTTTATTTCTGATTACTAAGCACAGTTCACGTTTCGGAGAAAGGATCTCCTCATGAGCGACCAGACAATCGGCAACGGATCTGCCACTGGCAACGGACAGAAATCTGCCGGATCGACCTTGACGACCACGCCCTTCCCCGCCTCGCGCAAAGTCTACGTGCCGGGCACCCAGGCCGGCGTGAAGGTTCCGATGAGAGAGATCAGCCTGACGCCGACGAAGGCGATGAACGGAGGGACGCCCACCCCCAATGAGCCGATCACGATCTACGATACCTCAGGCCCCTACACAGACCCGAACGTCACGATCGACGCAAAGGCCGGACTGGCTCCCTACCGGAGAAACTGGATCCTCGGCAGAAACGACGTAGCCGAACTCCCGGATGTCTCCTCGCTATATGGCCGCCTGCGCGCAGCCGATCCCAAGCTGGACGAGCTCCGGTTTCAGCACATTCGCAAGCCGCTGCGAGCCAAGCCGGGCATGAACGTGACCCAGATCCACTACGCCAGAAAAGGCATCGTCACACCGGAGATGGAGTTCATCGCGATCCGGGAGAACCAGTCCTGCGAAGTGGCGCGCGAACTGGCCTCGCGGAATGGCCATGGCGGCGGAGTCACCCAACATCAGGGCCAGTCCTGGGGCGCCAGCATCCCCTCCGCGATCACGCCGGAATTTGTCCGCGATGAAATCGCCCGTGGCCGCGCCATCATCCCGGCCAACATCAACCATCCGGAAAGCGAACCGATGATCATCGGCCGCAACTTTCTGGTGAAGATCAACTCCAACATCGGCAACTCCGCCGTTGCCTCCTCCATCGAAGAAGAAGTCGAAAAGATGATCTGGTCCATTCGCTGGGGCGCCGACACGGTGATGGACCTCTCCACCGGCAAGAACATCCACGAGACCCGCGAATGGATTATCCGCAATTCGCCCGTGCCCATCGGCACCGTGCCGATCTATCAAGCGCTCGAAAAAGTCGGGGGTAAAGCTGAAGACCTGACCTGGGAACTCTTCCGCGACACCTTGATCGAGCAGGCGGAACAAGGCGTGGACTACTTCACCATCCACGCTGGCGTACGCCTGGCCTATGTGCCAATGACGGCCAAACGGATGACCGGCATCGTGTCCCGCGGCGGGGCGATCCATTCGAAATGGTGCCTGGCCCATCATGAAGAAAACTTCGCCTACACCCACTTCGAAGAAATCTGCGAGATCATGAAGGCCTACGACGTCTCGTTCAGTTTGGGCGACGGGTTACGTCCCGGCTCCATTGCCGATGCCAACGACGAAGCGCAATTCGCCGAACTGGACACATTGGGCGAACTCACCAAGGTTGCCTGGAACCACGACGTGCAGGTCATGATCGAAGGACCGGGCCATGTGCCCATGCACATGATCCAGGTCAATATGGAAAAGCAGCTGAAGGTCTGTCAGGAAGCGCCCTTCTATACACTGGGGCCCCTCACGACCGACATCGCGCCTGGTTACGACCACATCACCTCCGGCATCGGGGCTGCCATGATCGGCTGGTTCGGCTGCGCGATGCTCTGCTACGTGACGCCTAAGGAACACCTGGGCCTCCCGGACCGGGAAGATGTGAAGACCGGCGTCATTACCTACAAGATCGCAGCCCATGCCGCGGACCTGGCCAAAGGCCATCCCGGCGCGCAAATCAGAGACAACGCGCTCTCCAAGGCCCGCTTCGAGTTTCGTTGGGAAGACCAATTCAACCTGTCGCTCGATCCGGACACGGCGAAACTCTTCCACGACGAAACCCTGCCGGACAATGCCGCGAAGATCTCGCACTTCTGCTCCATGTGCGGCCCTCATTTCTGCTCGATGAAGATCACGCAGGATGTCCGGGACTATGCCGCGCAGCTGCAAGTGGATGAACAGAAAGCGATCCAAATCGGCATGAAAGAAAAAGCGGAAGAATTTAAGAAAGCCGGCTCCGAGATCTATCGATAAGACTGTTCAAAATGGCTTTCCGGCAAGGCCGCAGGCGAGACCAAACCGGAGGCGTACCCTCAGGGGTACGTTGAGGATTTGGTAGAGCCGAGAACGAAGCCGGAAGTCATTTTCAGCAGTCGACGAAGGGAAGACACAATGGCAAAGCCACCAACACCAGCCCCACTACGAGAAAAAGATATTACCCGTCACATCGCGCGGGAATATTACAAAGAATTCGATCAGCTCATCGAAAGCGATGTGATCATCGTCGGGGCCGGGCCGTCCGGCTTGATCTGCGCCCATGACCTGGCTGAAATGGGATTCAAGACGGTCGTCGTCGAACAGAGCCTCGCCCTGGGCGGCGGCTTCTGGTCTGGCGGCTATCTCATGAACAAGGCCACGATCTGCGAACCGGCCAATGAAATCCTTGAAGAAATCGGCGTGCCCTGCAAGAAGATTACGGAATGCGCAGGCATGTACATGGTCGATCCCCCTCATGCCACCGGCGCGTTGATCGCCGCGGCCTATCGAGGCGGGGCGAAGATCATGAACCTCACGCGAGTGGTGGATCTCATCATCCGGCGCGACGGGATCCTCGAAGGGGTGGTGGTCAACAGCACGACGGCAGAAATGGCAGGCCATGACATCATCCATGTGGACCCGATCGCCCTCGAAAGCAAAATCGTGGTGGATGCGACAGGCCATGATGCCATCGTCGTGGAACTCTTGCATAAGCGGAATCTCCACAAGGCAGTCCCCGGCAACGGAGCCATGTGGGTCGCGCAATCGGAACAGGAAATCATGGACCGGACCGGCGAAGTCTACCCCAACTGTTTCGTAATCGGGTTGGCCGTGGCGGCAGTCTACGGCACGCCCCGCATGGGTCCGGCCTTCGGCTCGATGTTACTCTCAGGGCGCTACGGGGCTGAGCTGATTAAGAAGAAACTGAAACAAGAGTAGGAGCGTATAGCTGATAGCGAATGGCTAATAGCACGGACTCGGACGCTTCGAACTGCTATTAGCCATAAGCCATCAGCTCTTGAGGCTACACATGGATGTACAAGATTTCCTCATACAAGGCGGCGGCCGCGAAGAAGACAAGCGTGAAGCTTGGCAGCTATTCCAGCAGGCCTATGAACGGCAGATGAAAGGCGAGCTGGAAGCAGCCGTCTCTCTCTACAAGCAATCGCTTGAGACTCACCCGACCGCCGAGGCCCATACCTTCCTCGGCTGGACCTATAGCTTCATGGGACGGCTCGATGATGCCATCGAGGAATGTCACAAGGCCATCTCGCAGGACCCGGACTTCGGCAACCCCTACAACGATATCGGGGCCTATCTGATCGAAAAGGGCGAACTGAACGAAGCGATTGTCTGGTTCGAGAAGGCCCTGCAGGCGAAACGGTATGAAAGCCCGGCCTTCCCCCACCTCAACCTGGGTCGCGTCTACGAGCGCAAGGGCCGATGGACCGAAGCTATCGACTCTTATAAGAAAGCCCTGGCCCTCAATCCCAATTATTCCTTGGCGAAAAAAGCACTGGGACGATTGATCAGTTCACTCAACTGAACTGGTCTATCTGGTCTGGCTGGTCTATCTCGTCTGTCTCGTTCAGTCATGAAGAAGATCCATCAACTCTGATCCGAAAGCAGACCCACACAATGACCACGCATTCTCACCAGACCGACAAGACAGACCAGATAGATCAGAAGACCATCCTCGTCGGCGTCACCGACATCTTTTTTCACACCAAAGTCCGCGACGCTCTGATGGCGAAGGGCTACAAGTTCGAGCGGGCTCGTACGCAACAGGACATCGCCGAGAAGGCATCCACAAACAGCCCCGCCGCGGTGATTTTGAATATGAACGACGAGACCCTGAACGCCTTTCAAGCCTTGGAAACGCTCGCAGCCGACGCGCAGCTCAAAACCATTCCCATCCTTGCCTTCGCCAATCACGAAGAAGTCGATACCTTTAACCGGGCCAGAGCGCTGGGCGTAACCAAAATCGTCTCGCGCAATGAGTTCTCCGCTCGATTGAAAGATCTGGTCGAAGAAGTCGTAGGGAATCACGCATGAAACAGTCACGCCTCCACGATCACCACACGAAGCTCGGCGCCACCTTTGAAGAGGCCGCAGACTGGAACATGCCCGCGCACTATGGCAAATGGGTCGAGGAATATCAGGCGGTGCGCCAGGCCGTCGGCCTCTCAGACCTCTCGCACCGGGGCAAGATCCGCGTCACCGGCGACGACCGCGTGAAGTGGCTGCAAGGCCTCATCAGCAACGATATCCTCCCGCTTCAGCCTGGCCAGGGCCGCTATTCGAGCTTCCTCACACACAAGGGCAAGATGCTCGGCTATTTCCGGGTCTATGTCCTGGCCGACAGCCTGTGGGTGGAAGATGTCGGCGAGGTCGGCGACGCCACCATCCAAGCGCTCAAAAAATTTCTGCTCTACGGCATCAAAGCGAAGATGGAAAACTGCGCAGAATCCTGGGGACTTTTGCTCGTCAGCGGGCCCAAAGCCTGCGCGACCGTCAGCGCCGCCTTTGGCGTGGAGATGAGCGACCTCAAGCCAGTGAGCGCCGTCGCAGCCCAGATCGGCGGGCATGCAGCCTTCGTCCTGCGCACAGAGGAAACCGGAGAAATTGACATCGAAGTATTACTGCCCGCCGAGGCCCTCAACACGGCCTGGGAGCGCCTCATGGAGGCAGGGGCGACATATGGCATCAAAGCCATCGGAGGTCTCGCTCGTGAGGCCCTCCGCATCGAAGCAGGCCTACCCAAGGCAGGACCGGACCTCAACGAAGAAATCGTCCCGCCGGAAGCGAATCTGGAAGGAAAAGCCTTCAGCTTGAATAAGGGCTGCTACCCGGGGCAGGAAGTCGTAGCGAGGATGGATACCTACGGCAACGTACGGCGGCACTTAGTCGGGCTGGTCATGAAGGGCTCGACCATCCCGCCGAGAGGCGCCAAGCTCTTCAGCGGAGACCGTGAACTCGGCTGGGTCAGCAGTGCGACCCAGTCACCTCAGATGAAGGCCCCCATCGCCCTGGCATTCCCGCTTCGGGACTTTTCAGCCCCCGGCACAATCCTCACCGTTGAAGTCGATGGCGCTCGTCATGATGCGACGGTGCAGGCTCTCCCCTTCTACCGTCGCGCCTGACCCCTCAGGCTGCTGAAAAATCCCGCCAGCTTCGTTCTCGCGTCGCTCAGACCCTCAACGTACCCAGAAGGGTACGCCTCCGGTTTCGACTCGCCTACGGCCTTGCTGGACGGTCTTTTTGAGCGTCCTGCAAATCCCTACTTTTCGGGGTTCCTGACAGATGAGACCGCACTGGCAAAGGCCAGAAGGCTCGTCCGCTCTTCGTCTTCCAGCGCCAACAAGAGGTGGGCCTCTTCGGCATGCATCAGACGGAGGCTCAAGAACGGCTCTTCCTTGCGCTTTTCCTTGTTGTCCCACATGGCATCGATCACCTGGACTTTGTCCAACTGACCGACCGAGACCACATCGTAACGGAAATAGGAATCGCCGATGACCATATCGAACACCACATTCCCGGCGGTCAGCAGCACCAGGTTGAAGCGCCCCTGATCTTCGTAGCCCTCGGGCAAAAACTTGTTGATGTGGCAACGTGCAACTTTGCGGTCACCCAGGGCAGCGCGGATCTTTTCCTTCAACGCCGGGTAATCGATCTGCATGGCCTTTTCATCAGCATTCGTGGCCGCCGCTGCGGCATTCTGCGCCTTTTCAAAAATCTCATCCGCCGACATCAAACCCGCCATGTGCATATTCCTTTCATCCGAACCCTGTTAACTCGCGGTACGCCTGGTCTTCACGGCCCTGGCTACGCCGACCAATCCCAGGCCGGCCCACGCAAACTCCAAAAAAATAAATTCCACCCGCTGATCCGCAATCGCAACAATCCCCAGTAACAACGACCCGACGATATTCAGTGCAAGGTAACCCGCATCCAATTCACGCCAGACCCCGCCCTGAATCAAGCCATAAGCCGACAGGACCATCAGAGCGCCCAGCACGGAAATTACCTGTAAGAGCATCACGAACCTCGCCTGGGCCCCATTCACGCATAGAGAGGACCGTGTACCGTAACTGGCCGCCAGCCTATATTTCAAGAGGATTTTCCAGAAAGCCCTGGTTGCGAGCTCAGCAGAAACTGGGACGCAGTGCGCGACCAGCCGATTCAAGCCAGCGGGCGACCAGGTTGATAATCAGCCCGTCCGTCCTGCATACTATGGACTCTGAACCGGAGGATGGAATGCACGACCTGACCTGCATGATCAAAGGCTGCCAAACAAGAGTCTATGCCCCAGCCGGCACGCACAGTATCTGCCGTGAACACTTCCTCGCCTATCTCACCTGGCGCCGCCGCAAAGGCCCGCAGATGTTCATGAAGTATGCAGGGATGACAATGGAAGAACGTGACCCCCTCGTAGCCGAATGGGCCAGCACCATCCGAGTCGAAGAAGCCCCCACCGCCGCCACACCGAAATCCTAACGCCCCCACGCCTTCACACAAGAACACGGTTCCTGTCGCAAAGAATTTGGAGCGTCAAGAGCTAGTGGCCTCTTGCTGAGGCGTGACCTCTTCAAGGCGAAAAGGATTTATTTTCGTTATATACCGTCTTGATATTCCGCCCCCACTCCGAGTTGTAACCTGAATGTCGAGCTCATAATGATAGTGCCCTGGAGGCCCTATCAGCGGATGCTCCTGCTCGACCCATTGAAATTGAAGCCAAGGCTGAGTTCTCGCATTCCAAACCCATTGCACAACATCTATATATTCACAATCTCTTGCATTAATGCTGAATTCCTTCTTGGGTGGCTCTGGAGGATTATTTCCTTTTAGATGGAGGGCGGCTGGTAGCTTCCCATCAAATAATGATTCGCATTTCTCTTCTGTAACCAACCGAACTCCCATCAATTTAGCCTTAACACCATCAATCTCATCAAATGCTTCATTCTGAACTCCTAGGCGGAGCAACTTGAAATTATCACCTTCGTGATAATACGGAGGGACCTCATTCCCTTTGCATAATATCGAAATGACCGGCTTCAGCTTGCCCTCAAGAGCACTTTTCTCATCTATTAGACCGGCAATCTTCTGGTCTTTTTCTCTACAAATCAAAATTGGTGCGCGAAATACATTTATCAGGAAAATGGCCACTGCAATTGAAGCAATTGCGCCTAACCCAGCCGCCGCCAAGTTCATCTCGCCAAAGACCACATTCCCTTTACCAAACAGCCATAAATAAAACCATATAATTGGGACCGCCGAAGCAGAGATAACAAGAAGACGTAATTTCTTATGCCAATCCAGCACCTTGCATGTTTCTGTATAGGCCCTACTAAAGAACATAAAGACCATCGCGCGCTCCCTTTGAAAGGTTACGCAATCATATCGGTTAGCTCTGCATCAAATAAATAATTTCGACCGCATTACGGTTATGGGCTGATTAGTTCCCCCACTCCGCCCGTCGAACGGGCACTCTGCCTTTTCTCTTTCCACCCTCTCAATGGGGGAGTGGCCTGCCAGCTCTCACAGTGCGCGCGTCGATCGAGGCCCTTCCACGGGCGCGCGATCCGCGAGCACAGAGAGCGGCAGCCTGCTACCCCCTCAAACCCGATCCGTTCGAAGAGACTCGACACTCGCCGTTTTTCCACCCTCTGTCCCCATCTAACGGTCACCCCCTCGACTTCCAATAGCCGGGACGGCGACTTTGGTGTGCGACAGCCTCAATGCACAGAACATCGCCTATGACGCTGTAGTATAGGGTGAAGGGGAACGGGTCAGAATGAACTTTCGAAGGCCGGGACCGACGGAAGTCCCGATCTCAGGTTGATCGAGCAACAACTCAGTTGCGTAGCGGATCTCGGATTCAAAACGCTCGCCTAAACCTGAGACTTGTTTGTCGTAAAACACAGCGGCTTCGATGAGTTCCACCTCCGCTTCGGGGTGGAACTCCAGTCTCATTTCTTGAGGCGGGCGCGAAGGCTTCGAAAGACTTCTCTGGCAGGTATCGTCTTCACTTTCCCTTCAACAATCTCACGATGCCGTCGTTCTGCCTCTAGTGCCCAAGCCTGCTCAACATCGGCGTCAGCCGGGCCATCGAGCTCGGCAATCAGGGAGCGAAGCAATTCGGCTTTATCTTCGGGACTCAGCGCTCGAATCCTGGCTTCAATCTCAGCGACATCGGTTGACATGGCGACCTCCGTGCTACCGGCTATTTCTCACTGAACGAGACTCTAGCCAGAGGACCCTAAGTTGTCAATGACTCCCCTGTCCATTTCTTTTCTTCCGCCCCCCCCTAAAACAATGGGGAAGGGAGCTGGCTGGTCTCCGATTGCGCGCGTCCAACGAGGGCCTTCTCAGGCCGCGCACTCTTTCTCCCACCCCACATCCCAGGGAAGGCGGACTGACCGTTTTCTACTGCGCGCGTCGAACGAGCACCTTCTGAGCGTGCGCGTTCCGTGAGCAAAGAAAATGATCAGCCTGCCTTCCAGCCCTACCCCATGACTGCACTTCCATGATGATGTATCAGCAACCACTCGTCTCCGATCCGCTCGAAGAGATTCGTGGCTAACACCTGCGCCTCCTGCGGCTCCTCGGATTGATGGGTGGTGATGTGCTCCACACAGACGA
Proteins encoded:
- a CDS encoding tetratricopeptide repeat protein, with translation MDVQDFLIQGGGREEDKREAWQLFQQAYERQMKGELEAAVSLYKQSLETHPTAEAHTFLGWTYSFMGRLDDAIEECHKAISQDPDFGNPYNDIGAYLIEKGELNEAIVWFEKALQAKRYESPAFPHLNLGRVYERKGRWTEAIDSYKKALALNPNYSLAKKALGRLISSLN
- a CDS encoding histidine kinase, with the translated sequence MTTHSHQTDKTDQIDQKTILVGVTDIFFHTKVRDALMAKGYKFERARTQQDIAEKASTNSPAAVILNMNDETLNAFQALETLAADAQLKTIPILAFANHEEVDTFNRARALGVTKIVSRNEFSARLKDLVEEVVGNHA
- a CDS encoding aminomethyltransferase family protein; amino-acid sequence: MKQSRLHDHHTKLGATFEEAADWNMPAHYGKWVEEYQAVRQAVGLSDLSHRGKIRVTGDDRVKWLQGLISNDILPLQPGQGRYSSFLTHKGKMLGYFRVYVLADSLWVEDVGEVGDATIQALKKFLLYGIKAKMENCAESWGLLLVSGPKACATVSAAFGVEMSDLKPVSAVAAQIGGHAAFVLRTEETGEIDIEVLLPAEALNTAWERLMEAGATYGIKAIGGLAREALRIEAGLPKAGPDLNEEIVPPEANLEGKAFSLNKGCYPGQEVVARMDTYGNVRRHLVGLVMKGSTIPPRGAKLFSGDRELGWVSSATQSPQMKAPIALAFPLRDFSAPGTILTVEVDGARHDATVQALPFYRRA
- a CDS encoding addiction module protein, encoding MSTDVAEIEARIRALSPEDKAELLRSLIAELDGPADADVEQAWALEAERRHREIVEGKVKTIPAREVFRSLRARLKK